From Nitrospirota bacterium, one genomic window encodes:
- the fliE gene encoding flagellar hook-basal body complex protein FliE, translating to MNIQPVQHSLPAGEIEKFTDIKEPGGKPFLEMLKDSLSQVDQNQKSAEEAVKGLETGSHQNIHQTMIALEKADLSLQMMMQVRNKILSAYEEISRMQM from the coding sequence ATGAATATTCAGCCGGTACAGCACTCTCTTCCCGCAGGGGAAATCGAAAAGTTCACAGACATAAAAGAGCCCGGAGGAAAACCGTTTCTGGAAATGCTCAAGGACTCCCTCTCTCAGGTGGATCAAAACCAGAAGTCCGCCGAAGAGGCCGTCAAGGGTTTAGAGACAGGCTCCCATCAGAATATTCATCAAACGATGATTGCTCTTGAGAAAGCCGATTTATCGCTCCAAATGATGATGCAGGTCAGGAATAAAATACTCTCTGCGTATGAAGAAATCTCACGCATGCAGATGTAA
- the flgC gene encoding flagellar basal body rod protein FlgC translates to MDIEQSFRISASALNAQKARLDVISNNLANAESTRTPGGGPYRRKDVVFAASSQANSFEEILAGQAGNSSGQGVEVAQVISDPRPFKKVFDPKHPDADSEGYVSLPNVSPMEEMVNMISALRSYEANVTAFNATKSMAAKALEIGR, encoded by the coding sequence ATGGATATTGAACAATCTTTCAGGATTTCAGCATCGGCGCTCAATGCTCAAAAAGCCCGGCTTGACGTGATTTCGAATAACCTCGCAAATGCAGAGTCTACCCGTACGCCCGGGGGAGGGCCCTACAGAAGAAAGGATGTCGTTTTTGCCGCCTCGTCTCAGGCCAATTCGTTCGAAGAGATCTTAGCCGGCCAGGCCGGCAATTCTTCCGGTCAGGGGGTTGAGGTCGCCCAGGTGATTTCAGACCCAAGACCTTTTAAAAAAGTATTTGATCCCAAACATCCCGATGCCGACTCCGAGGGTTACGTTTCCCTTCCCAATGTCAGCCCGATGGAAGAAATGGTTAATATGATCTCCGCCCTCCGCTCCTATGAGGCGAATGTGACGGCATTCAACGCGACGAAAAGCATGGCGGCAAAGGCGCTTGAGATCGGAAGGTAA
- the flgB gene encoding flagellar basal body rod protein FlgB, which yields MNIFGETINLLEKALDIRGERAQVINSNIANQDTPGFKGNEIDFKETLKKLSGPSEALTLIHSHPYHFGVVSPGQSIEPSPLSAPSVRLDGNNINSENEMAKLAENTLSYQASVQIISKEFNMIRSAIKEGR from the coding sequence ATGAATATTTTCGGTGAAACAATCAACCTGCTTGAAAAAGCGCTCGATATCCGGGGAGAAAGGGCGCAGGTCATCAACTCAAATATCGCGAATCAGGACACCCCCGGATTCAAGGGGAATGAAATAGATTTTAAAGAAACCCTAAAAAAGCTTTCGGGACCTTCGGAAGCGTTAACGCTTATCCACTCTCATCCCTACCATTTCGGGGTTGTCTCTCCGGGTCAGTCGATCGAACCCTCTCCGTTATCCGCACCCTCTGTCAGATTGGACGGGAATAATATCAACAGTGAAAATGAAATGGCCAAACTGGCGGAGAATACCCTCTCCTACCAGGCATCGGTACAGATCATTTCAAAAGAATTCAATATGATCCGTTCAGCGATCAAAGAAGGGAGATAA
- a CDS encoding sigma-54-dependent Fis family transcriptional regulator, translating into MPVVYDKTVLVLDDDPGVRLALLEILKQAGYSVSSVSDADEALALCKENPPGVMISDVRMPGKTGLEFFEALTALKLNIPVILISGHGTINSAVEAMRGGVSDYLVKPFSPSSLISAVHRAMKSSLFSDPPAQKDELKKPVATQDPAMLKLLKLAEVVAASQATILIEGESGTGKELFARLIHHQSPRARHPFIAINCAAVPEGLLESELFGYEKGAFTGALSRKPGKFELAHSGTLLLDEVGEMSLNLQAKLLRVIQEREVDLLGGRGPVALDIRVIATTNRSLWEEVKAGRFREDLYYRLNVFPLRLPPLRNRITDIPLLSNYFLRRGSAKYQKPVLQLSPETLSILTSRKWPGNIRELENVMERAVLLSENGIILPEHLMFEEEKSENQPCSSNSTGTVREAERALILETLEKTKANRTHAAKLLGVSIRTLRNKLNEYRDRPHEVKEI; encoded by the coding sequence ATGCCGGTTGTTTATGACAAAACAGTTTTAGTGCTGGATGATGATCCAGGAGTCCGGTTAGCTTTATTGGAAATCTTAAAGCAGGCCGGATATTCCGTTTCTTCCGTTTCAGATGCCGATGAAGCGCTGGCCCTATGCAAGGAAAACCCGCCCGGAGTCATGATCAGCGATGTCAGAATGCCCGGAAAAACAGGCCTGGAGTTCTTTGAGGCTTTAACCGCTTTAAAATTAAATATTCCGGTTATCCTGATCTCCGGTCATGGAACGATTAATTCCGCGGTTGAAGCGATGAGAGGCGGAGTTTCCGATTATCTGGTTAAGCCTTTCTCCCCTTCTTCTCTTATTTCGGCTGTGCATCGCGCCATGAAATCTTCGCTCTTTTCTGATCCTCCGGCACAGAAAGATGAACTTAAAAAACCGGTAGCGACCCAGGACCCCGCGATGTTGAAACTTCTTAAACTGGCGGAAGTCGTCGCCGCAAGCCAGGCGACCATTTTGATCGAGGGGGAAAGCGGCACCGGGAAAGAGCTGTTTGCCAGGCTTATTCATCATCAGAGCCCCCGCGCTCGACATCCTTTTATCGCGATTAACTGCGCCGCCGTTCCGGAAGGGCTCCTGGAAAGCGAACTTTTTGGCTATGAAAAAGGAGCCTTTACAGGCGCTCTCTCAAGAAAACCTGGTAAGTTTGAACTGGCTCATTCGGGAACTCTCCTGCTCGATGAGGTCGGAGAAATGTCCCTTAACCTGCAGGCGAAATTGTTAAGGGTCATTCAGGAGCGTGAAGTCGATCTATTGGGAGGACGCGGCCCGGTGGCGCTTGATATTCGGGTGATTGCCACGACAAACCGCTCTCTCTGGGAAGAAGTTAAAGCGGGACGTTTCCGCGAGGATCTTTATTACCGCCTGAATGTTTTCCCCCTGCGGCTCCCTCCGTTAAGGAACAGGATTACCGATATTCCCCTGTTATCAAACTATTTCCTTCGCAGAGGAAGCGCTAAATATCAGAAACCGGTCCTCCAGCTTTCACCGGAAACCCTGTCGATATTGACTTCAAGAAAATGGCCGGGAAATATCAGAGAACTGGAAAATGTGATGGAGCGGGCAGTTCTCCTGTCGGAAAACGGCATCATCCTCCCCGAACATTTGATGTTTGAAGAAGAAAAATCAGAAAATCAACCTTGCTCTTCCAACTCGACAGGAACGGTTCGGGAAGCGGAACGCGCCCTCATTCTCGAGACATTGGAAAAAACAAAAGCAAACCGGACCCATGCCGCCAAACTCCTCGGGGTCAGTATCAGAACGCTGAGGAACAAATTAAATGAATACCGGGACCGACCCCATGAGGTAAAGGAGATATAA
- a CDS encoding tetratricopeptide repeat protein, producing MSESASLKEESAPSSISRENPEHPLQDEDQIKESLVLFDPGDQKTSQSSLKTVLTSYRAKEFQTALSDLKIIQSHLTGKEAEFAAFLEGDLYMQLSKDGEDQEAQQALSSFNEAMIHYQKSPYTVTALWKIGNIYAKRKLYYEAIGSFKRILSRYPDHPYALKAKIGIAQTYSIWEKWKEALPNYIQLHLDINKAPLQDQPGILAGLAESLFHLGQYEEAYKSYEEADNRFPNYLGARSIYLFHYAETSYQYREFKKTKELFIKYINVFPRDPYALTAFARLENLFWAEGKEKDTANLKDLALAPYFGPIAENLTRFMDKISEIRSRSDKKSPPVSFHSPLVREIGKTVSAILEEPSSSIAVPFFLFIEAEQIKDIGIYPVALEIEGQIILLLPASPLTKEMKKVFTETVSSLIKKEKKELNPMNIAEIYYSFPSIFPENVMRGSVGMDIATAHAQMGLFSKSIAFYEAVPSTLFSTRSDGEEPLFLYATSLFEEKQYDKARRKLELLMTAFPKSPYLPPAVERMGDIDSLQNKYSSAEEEYKKWLSLFPGHSDRGRILSKLAGVYEKQSHPAEAVKIYLSLMTSSPKNDSKILSDLGEDYYRMVEYEKAAEVFVKSLGLDHPAQPDWTKLRLAQTYEALKRFDKEKNLLIELSGHSDNEIIKKYSNKKMSELEMKTGIKKK from the coding sequence ATGAGTGAAAGCGCGTCACTCAAGGAGGAGTCCGCTCCCTCTTCCATTTCCAGAGAAAATCCGGAACACCCCCTCCAGGATGAAGATCAGATCAAAGAAAGCCTTGTTCTATTTGATCCCGGAGATCAAAAAACTTCGCAAAGCTCCTTAAAAACCGTCCTGACCTCCTACCGGGCCAAAGAATTTCAGACGGCATTGAGCGATCTGAAAATCATTCAATCACATTTAACCGGCAAAGAAGCAGAATTCGCGGCCTTCCTCGAAGGAGACCTTTATATGCAGCTTTCGAAAGATGGGGAGGATCAGGAAGCGCAACAGGCTCTCTCGTCGTTCAATGAAGCGATGATTCATTACCAGAAGTCACCCTATACCGTCACGGCATTATGGAAAATCGGAAATATTTATGCAAAGCGGAAACTTTATTACGAGGCCATAGGGAGTTTTAAAAGAATCCTTTCAAGATATCCCGACCATCCTTATGCGTTAAAAGCGAAAATAGGTATTGCGCAAACCTACTCAATCTGGGAAAAGTGGAAAGAAGCCCTGCCGAATTACATCCAGCTCCATCTAGATATCAATAAAGCCCCCCTGCAGGACCAGCCCGGTATTTTAGCGGGTCTTGCGGAATCTCTATTTCATTTGGGGCAATATGAAGAGGCCTACAAAAGTTATGAAGAAGCGGATAACCGGTTTCCAAATTATTTAGGCGCTCGTTCCATTTACCTTTTCCATTATGCGGAAACCTCTTACCAGTACCGCGAATTTAAAAAAACAAAGGAACTCTTTATTAAGTATATCAATGTCTTTCCGCGGGACCCTTATGCTCTAACCGCTTTTGCAAGACTTGAGAATCTTTTTTGGGCTGAAGGTAAAGAAAAAGATACCGCCAACCTGAAAGACCTTGCCCTTGCCCCCTATTTCGGGCCGATTGCGGAAAATCTGACCCGTTTCATGGACAAAATAAGCGAAATCAGGTCTCGTTCGGATAAAAAATCTCCACCTGTTTCTTTTCATTCACCGCTTGTGAGAGAAATCGGGAAAACCGTCTCTGCGATTTTGGAAGAGCCCTCTTCTTCGATAGCAGTCCCTTTTTTCCTATTTATAGAGGCGGAACAGATAAAAGATATTGGAATATATCCGGTTGCCCTCGAGATAGAGGGACAGATTATTCTTCTCCTTCCCGCTTCTCCCCTGACGAAAGAGATGAAAAAGGTGTTTACTGAAACTGTTTCATCCCTGATCAAAAAAGAGAAGAAAGAGTTAAACCCGATGAACATCGCTGAAATTTATTACTCTTTTCCCTCCATTTTTCCGGAAAACGTGATGAGAGGATCTGTCGGCATGGATATCGCAACAGCGCATGCTCAAATGGGCCTTTTTTCGAAATCGATAGCATTTTATGAGGCAGTACCATCCACTCTTTTTTCAACAAGATCCGACGGAGAAGAGCCCTTATTTCTTTATGCAACCTCTCTTTTCGAAGAAAAGCAGTATGATAAAGCCAGACGAAAGTTAGAGTTGTTGATGACCGCCTTTCCAAAGAGCCCCTATCTTCCGCCGGCCGTAGAGCGGATGGGAGATATTGATTCTCTTCAGAATAAGTATTCTTCCGCCGAGGAGGAATACAAAAAATGGTTGTCGCTTTTTCCCGGTCATTCAGACAGGGGGCGCATTTTATCCAAGCTGGCAGGGGTTTATGAAAAACAATCTCATCCGGCAGAAGCGGTAAAAATCTATCTTTCTCTTATGACGTCGAGCCCAAAGAACGACTCAAAAATCTTGAGCGATCTGGGAGAAGACTATTATCGGATGGTGGAATATGAAAAGGCCGCCGAAGTTTTTGTGAAGAGTCTCGGCCTGGACCATCCCGCGCAGCCAGACTGGACAAAGCTGAGACTGGCCCAAACATACGAAGCTCTCAAGCGGTTTGATAAAGAAAAGAACCTTTTAATTGAATTATCAGGCCATTCGGATAACGAGATCATTAAAAAGTATTCAAACAAAAAGATGTCCGAACTGGAAATGAAAACAGGAATAAAAAAAAAGTAG
- a CDS encoding sigma-54-dependent Fis family transcriptional regulator translates to MFEPRILIVEDDASVSKMLVELLNKSGYQTEATSNGQDALDLVKSSLFHLYLVDLYLPGINGLEVLKSLRKIDSEAVIVLLTGFGTIESAVDAMKAGAYEFVSKPFQKDLVLVLIKKALDYYQLKHEHQILKKTVQEKYRFENIIGNGPAMQKVFEMIEKVTSSGSTILIQGESGTGKEVIAKTIHFNSPRRENPLVPINCGAIPESLLESELFGHEKGAFTGATSSRLGRFELAHGGTLFLDEISEMPLPLQVKLLRVLQEREFERVGGTKTIHVDVRIIAATNQDLEEAVLGKRFRKDLFYRLNVIPINVPPLREHKEDILLLIDHFMRKFKEKNGRNIQDISKEAQKLLLEYPWPGNIRELENLVERLITLKQEGQITVDDLPEKCREKESSIYLSHFQFPEEGINFTKVVTEFEIHLFHQALTKANGIKNKAAQLLQLNRTTLVERLKKMERTSKTSQEEEIAF, encoded by the coding sequence ATGTTTGAACCCAGAATTCTCATTGTAGAAGACGATGCCTCTGTCAGTAAAATGCTTGTCGAGCTTCTCAACAAATCAGGCTATCAGACCGAGGCAACCTCCAATGGGCAGGATGCCCTCGATCTTGTCAAATCCTCTCTCTTTCATCTTTACCTGGTTGACCTTTATCTCCCGGGTATAAACGGCCTTGAAGTTCTTAAATCACTCCGAAAAATAGATTCTGAAGCGGTTATTGTCCTCTTAACCGGGTTTGGAACCATCGAATCTGCGGTAGACGCCATGAAAGCAGGGGCGTATGAGTTTGTCTCCAAACCGTTTCAAAAGGATCTTGTCCTGGTCCTGATCAAGAAGGCGCTCGATTATTACCAGTTGAAGCATGAACATCAGATATTGAAAAAGACCGTTCAGGAAAAATACCGCTTTGAAAACATTATTGGAAACGGCCCTGCCATGCAAAAAGTTTTTGAAATGATAGAGAAGGTAACCAGCAGTGGCTCCACTATTCTCATTCAGGGTGAAAGCGGAACGGGAAAGGAGGTTATCGCCAAAACGATTCATTTTAACAGCCCAAGGCGTGAAAACCCCCTTGTTCCTATCAATTGTGGCGCCATTCCAGAATCTCTTCTTGAAAGCGAGCTCTTCGGACACGAAAAGGGAGCCTTTACAGGCGCCACATCATCAAGGCTCGGCCGGTTTGAATTAGCCCACGGGGGAACATTGTTTCTGGACGAAATCAGCGAGATGCCCCTCCCGCTTCAGGTGAAGCTTTTAAGGGTCCTCCAGGAACGGGAGTTTGAGAGAGTGGGCGGAACAAAAACCATTCATGTCGATGTCCGGATTATCGCGGCAACAAATCAAGACCTTGAAGAAGCGGTCCTGGGAAAAAGATTCAGGAAAGATCTTTTTTACCGGCTGAACGTCATTCCCATTAACGTGCCCCCTTTAAGGGAACATAAAGAAGATATCCTCCTTCTCATTGATCACTTTATGAGAAAATTCAAAGAAAAAAACGGCAGAAATATTCAAGATATTTCAAAAGAGGCCCAGAAACTCCTTCTGGAATATCCCTGGCCCGGCAATATCAGAGAACTCGAAAACCTGGTTGAACGTTTAATCACCCTTAAACAGGAAGGTCAAATCACCGTTGACGACCTTCCTGAAAAATGTAGAGAAAAGGAATCTTCAATTTATCTTTCCCACTTCCAGTTCCCAGAAGAGGGAATTAATTTTACAAAGGTTGTGACCGAGTTTGAAATCCACCTGTTCCATCAAGCCCTCACAAAGGCCAACGGCATCAAAAACAAAGCGGCACAGCTCCTTCAGCTAAATCGGACGACTCTGGTTGAAAGACTTAAAAAAATGGAGAGGACTTCCAAAACCTCTCAAGAAGAAGAGATTGCTTTTTAG